The following proteins come from a genomic window of Malus domestica chromosome 02, GDT2T_hap1:
- the LOC103408204 gene encoding uncharacterized protein has product MLKFLSRVRIEFNALDPRTASCLEFLAQCNARKAKESNPSCAVQVKRRTDDQPPKITVTFVNGVEQVYDATATPAQDIRNMILEKGQSLETEQMFRDAGESWPVIIPADELHQPAPGTKPKKAEEKKQ; this is encoded by the exons ATGTTGAAGTTCCTCTCGAGAGTGAGGATCGAGTTCAATGCCTTGGACCCCCGAACGGCGTCGTGTCTGGAGTTCCTGGCGCAGTGCAACGCCCGCAAGGCCAAGGAGTCCAACCCCTCCTGCGCCGTCCAAGTCAAGCGCCGCACCGACGACCAGCCCCCCAAGATCACCGTCACCTTCGTCAATGGCGTCGAGCAGGTCTACGACGCCACCGCCACTCCCGCCCAGGACATCCGCAACATGATCCTCGAAAAGGGTCAGAGCCTCGAGACCGAGCAGATGTTCCGCGACGCCGGCGAGTCCTGGCCCGTTATTATCCCCGCCGACGAGCTCCACCAACCGGCCCCCGGCACCAAG CCGAAGAAAGCGGAAGAGAAAAAGCAGTAA